One genomic segment of Pseudobacteroides sp. includes these proteins:
- a CDS encoding ANTAR domain-containing response regulator gives MDCSKFIISGEDKRTLTIFKNILVSSGHVFIGYLKESTNLLRCIRTNVPDLIIVEATNDFSELKKVLEIIDDEILAACVVVMNTKNDKIIEFIKGKKVLSYITKPVFEEPALQVIDMSLLNFGRILEYERKVKKLNETLESRKIVEKAKWILVQKDGYTEEAAYEVIRRKSRDNRIPMKDIAEALILTKG, from the coding sequence ATGGATTGCAGTAAATTCATCATATCAGGTGAAGATAAACGGACATTGACTATATTTAAAAATATACTTGTAAGCAGCGGGCATGTTTTTATTGGCTACCTAAAGGAATCGACAAATCTTTTAAGGTGCATAAGAACCAATGTTCCAGACCTTATTATTGTGGAAGCAACAAATGACTTTTCTGAACTAAAAAAAGTACTTGAAATTATTGATGATGAAATCCTTGCAGCCTGTGTGGTGGTAATGAATACAAAAAACGATAAGATAATTGAATTTATAAAGGGAAAGAAGGTACTGTCATATATTACAAAGCCTGTATTTGAAGAACCTGCACTTCAGGTCATAGATATGTCGCTATTGAATTTTGGCAGAATATTGGAATATGAAAGAAAGGTAAAAAAGCTCAATGAAACATTAGAAAGCAGAAAAATAGTAGAAAAGGCAAAATGGATACTGGTTCAAAAAGACGGTTACACTGAAGAAGCGGCTTATGAAGTTATAAGGAGGAAAAGCAGGGATAACAGGATTCCTATGAAAGATATTGCAGAAGCCTTGATATTAACGAAGGGATGA
- the nifH gene encoding nitrogenase iron protein yields MRQVAIYGKGGIGKSTTTQNLTAGLGEMGNNIMIVGCDPKADSTRLVLGGLAQKSVLDTLREEGEEVELDNIMKKGVFGIRCVESGGPEPGVGCAGRGIITSINMLEQLGAYTDDLDYVFYDVLGDVVCGGFAMPIREGKAQEIYIVASGEMMALYAANNICKGIQKYASSGGTRLGGIICNSRKVDGEKELLEAFAKELGSQLIYFVPRDNQVQRAEINKKTVIDFSPEHEQADAYRGLAKAVDENEMFVIPKPMVQDRLEAILMEHGILDI; encoded by the coding sequence ATGAGACAGGTAGCTATTTATGGTAAAGGTGGAATAGGAAAATCAACTACAACACAGAACTTGACTGCGGGATTGGGTGAAATGGGAAATAACATTATGATTGTTGGCTGTGACCCAAAAGCAGACTCTACAAGGCTTGTACTCGGTGGATTGGCACAAAAGAGCGTATTGGATACCCTTCGTGAAGAAGGTGAAGAGGTTGAACTGGATAACATCATGAAAAAAGGTGTTTTCGGTATAAGATGTGTTGAGTCGGGAGGCCCTGAGCCTGGAGTTGGATGTGCCGGAAGAGGTATCATAACCTCTATAAACATGTTGGAACAGCTTGGAGCTTATACAGATGATCTTGATTATGTATTTTATGATGTATTGGGTGACGTTGTTTGCGGTGGTTTTGCAATGCCTATAAGAGAAGGAAAAGCACAGGAGATTTATATTGTTGCCAGCGGTGAAATGATGGCCCTGTATGCTGCAAATAACATATGCAAAGGTATACAGAAATATGCTTCATCCGGAGGTACCCGTCTTGGAGGTATTATCTGCAACAGCAGAAAGGTTGATGGCGAAAAGGAGCTTCTTGAAGCTTTTGCAAAAGAACTGGGAAGTCAGCTGATTTACTTTGTTCCAAGAGATAATCAGGTTCAAAGGGCGGAAATAAACAAGAAGACAGTTATTGATTTCTCGCCGGAGCATGAGCAAGCTGATGCCTATCGTGGTCTTGCAAAAGCTGTTGACGAAAATGAAATGTTTGTTATACCAAAGCCTATGGTACAGGACAGACTTGAGGCGATCCTTATGGAACACGGTATTTTGGATATTTAG
- a CDS encoding iron-containing alcohol dehydrogenase, translated as MENFEFYSPTRIVFGKDTENQVGFLTKVYSKRVLLHYGGSSIKKSGLYDRIIKSLKDEGIEFVELGGVVPNPRLSLVKEGIKLCRDNGIDFVLAVGGGSVIDSAKAIAIGVPYEGDVWDFFSGKTVEKALPVGVVLTIPAAGSEASPNSVITNEDGWYKRGMGSDLVRPVYSILNPVLTYTLPDYQTACGAADIMAHIMERYFTNTKNVELTDRLCEATMKTLIRNVPLALENPDDYDARAEIMWAGKVAHFGLLGTGRIGDWASHDIEHEISGIYDVAHGAGLAVVFPAWMKYVYKQNIERFVQFASRVWNVEICFEDQEKTALEGIRKLESFFRQIGLPVTMKELGITDDRMEEMASKCTRGDTATVGNFKKLSKNDVYNILKIANS; from the coding sequence ATGGAGAATTTTGAGTTTTACAGCCCCACCAGAATAGTATTCGGAAAGGATACGGAAAATCAAGTGGGTTTCCTTACTAAGGTTTACAGTAAAAGGGTATTGCTTCATTACGGTGGAAGCAGCATTAAAAAATCCGGCCTCTATGACAGGATAATTAAGTCACTGAAGGATGAGGGCATAGAGTTTGTTGAACTTGGAGGAGTAGTTCCAAACCCCAGGTTAAGTCTTGTAAAAGAGGGGATTAAGCTCTGCCGTGACAATGGTATAGACTTTGTATTAGCTGTTGGAGGCGGAAGCGTTATTGACTCTGCAAAGGCTATTGCCATCGGTGTACCCTACGAGGGAGATGTTTGGGACTTTTTCAGTGGTAAGACGGTAGAAAAAGCTCTTCCAGTAGGTGTAGTGCTGACTATCCCGGCAGCGGGCAGCGAAGCAAGCCCAAATTCTGTAATAACAAACGAGGATGGATGGTACAAAAGAGGCATGGGCTCTGACCTGGTTCGCCCGGTATATTCCATACTTAATCCGGTATTGACATATACTTTGCCAGATTACCAGACAGCTTGCGGAGCTGCAGATATAATGGCACACATTATGGAAAGGTATTTTACCAATACCAAAAATGTTGAACTGACTGACAGGCTTTGTGAAGCTACAATGAAAACCCTCATAAGAAATGTTCCATTGGCACTGGAAAATCCCGATGACTACGATGCCAGGGCAGAAATCATGTGGGCAGGAAAAGTTGCTCACTTTGGTTTGCTGGGCACAGGAAGAATAGGAGATTGGGCTTCCCACGATATTGAGCATGAGATCAGCGGAATATATGACGTAGCACATGGTGCAGGATTGGCAGTGGTTTTCCCGGCATGGATGAAATATGTCTATAAACAAAATATTGAAAGGTTTGTCCAATTTGCATCAAGGGTCTGGAATGTGGAGATTTGCTTTGAAGATCAGGAAAAGACTGCACTCGAAGGCATTAGAAAGCTGGAAAGCTTTTTCAGACAGATCGGGCTTCCTGTCACTATGAAAGAATTGGGAATCACCGATGACAGGATGGAAGAAATGGCTTCAAAATGTACCAGAGGAGATACTGCTACAGTAGGAAACTTCAAAAAGCTTAGCAAAAATGATGTCTATAATATATTAAAGATTGCAAATTCATAA